Proteins encoded by one window of Mesorhizobium sp. INR15:
- a CDS encoding integrase arm-type DNA-binding domain-containing protein, with protein MPLSDAACRNAKPAEKDYKLTDSGRLYLLVKPTGSKLWRMNYSFAEKQKTLSIGVYPGVGLGDARKARDAAKSKLAKGIDPSGGHVVSDDRKFRAVAKAWFNSRATGWVSSYSERIWARLEDDVFPAIGDDDVAEIEPSAVLKMLRTVEDRGALEMAKRVRQTVSSIFRFAVADDKAKVDPAAPLADAMKTNPRQKHRAALREDGLTDFFKRLHAYDGEKATRLGIEIVAHTFVRTGEIRFAKWTEFGEDRWRIPEDRMKMRKEHLVPLTPQVLKLLEQLREESNGSEWLLPGVEGYKPISENTLLFALYRMGYHSKATVHGFRSTASTILNESNLWRPDAIERQLAHVPQNEVRAAYNAALYWDERVRMMNWYSNFLLSKDTDLTDLLG; from the coding sequence ATGCCGCTTTCAGACGCAGCCTGCCGGAACGCGAAGCCCGCCGAAAAAGACTACAAGTTGACTGATTCCGGGCGCCTATACCTCTTAGTGAAGCCCACGGGATCGAAACTGTGGCGAATGAACTACTCGTTCGCCGAGAAGCAAAAGACCCTTTCAATCGGGGTCTATCCCGGCGTCGGCCTCGGGGATGCGCGGAAAGCGCGCGACGCCGCAAAGTCCAAACTCGCAAAGGGGATTGATCCTTCCGGTGGCCATGTCGTCTCGGACGACCGAAAGTTTCGAGCGGTGGCAAAGGCGTGGTTCAACAGTCGCGCCACCGGATGGGTATCGTCGTACTCAGAGCGCATTTGGGCCAGGCTGGAAGATGACGTGTTTCCGGCTATCGGCGATGACGACGTGGCTGAGATCGAGCCGTCAGCGGTGTTGAAGATGCTGCGCACCGTGGAGGATCGCGGCGCCTTGGAAATGGCAAAGCGGGTGCGGCAGACTGTGAGCAGCATTTTCCGGTTCGCCGTGGCTGACGACAAAGCCAAAGTCGATCCGGCCGCGCCACTTGCCGATGCCATGAAGACGAACCCTCGGCAGAAGCACCGGGCCGCGCTGCGTGAGGATGGTTTGACAGATTTCTTCAAACGGCTGCACGCTTACGACGGCGAGAAGGCTACTCGACTCGGAATTGAAATCGTCGCGCATACGTTCGTTCGAACAGGAGAGATCAGGTTCGCCAAGTGGACGGAATTCGGGGAAGACCGCTGGCGGATACCGGAAGACAGAATGAAGATGCGCAAGGAGCACCTGGTGCCGCTCACGCCGCAGGTCTTGAAGCTGCTGGAACAGTTACGAGAGGAGTCAAACGGCAGTGAGTGGCTTCTGCCAGGTGTCGAAGGCTACAAGCCGATCTCAGAGAACACGCTGCTGTTTGCACTCTATAGGATGGGCTACCACTCGAAAGCCACCGTCCACGGGTTCCGAAGCACGGCATCGACGATCCTGAATGAAAGCAACCTCTGGCGGCCTGATGCTATCGAGCGGCAGCTTGCGCACGTTCCGCAGAACGAGGTCAGGGCAGCCTATAATGCGGCTCTCTATTGGGACGAGCGGGTTCGAATGATGAACTGGTACAGCAATTTTCTGTTGTCCAAGGACACCGATCTGACTGACCTATTGGGATGA
- a CDS encoding AlpA family transcriptional regulator: protein MEQDGLLRLPQVIGLTALSRSEIYRKIAAGTFPKQRRHSHKVARWSKLEVDAWVADFLRAA, encoded by the coding sequence ATGGAACAAGACGGTTTGCTGCGACTGCCCCAGGTGATTGGCCTGACGGCGCTTTCACGCAGCGAGATTTACCGAAAGATCGCGGCAGGGACATTTCCCAAGCAGCGCCGGCACTCCCACAAGGTAGCCAGGTGGAGCAAGCTTGAAGTTGACGCCTGGGTGGCGGACTTTCTCCGTGCAGCCTAG
- a CDS encoding terminase gpA endonuclease subunit yields the protein MRPPSIEELIEQAPYQRLEDIAVKGFESLESQHRLTVTEAAEKYTRIGSGGGHSAPWSLKRTPYLQEPQDTLTSLDYQGMIFVGPARTGKTYMSLNWLSHTVKTDPADMLYIHMDRENARKWSNGDLKRYLESSTEIRAEQFTSRQDDNTFDKEFKSGMRFLLAYPTASNLSGITVPRGWLIDYDRMDDNVDGEGNPFDLLQMRTTTFKRFGMTVAESSPNPNKEIQDPKWRAPPHSPHEAPPIRGIFELYNRGDRRRWYWSCPQCEQAFEPDFKLLRYPDSADIMEAREQTFMACPCCGGILEPAMKEELNESGRWVKDGMIWLPAERQIVERNGMRAARSSIASFWMKGPAAAYQDWGQLVEKYLRAMKALKDTADDAPLRKTVTTDQGSYYIPQSRLSERSPEDLKNMAEDWGSTESEPTVPHGVRFMIATADIQKNAFVVQVHGFTATGDVVVIDGFKMRLSNRLNGAGEKLPIDPAAFAEDWDVLIDGLILKTYPLADGSGRRMRIRATGGDSGGAEGVTGHAYNFWRRLRKRGDGLHRRFCLLKGDVSKTAPHAYTTWPDSKQKGKLAIAKGDVPVILLNSNLMKDRISIMMARRVEDSGENESVGGMLRYPDWFDAWFYNQMTTEIRTEKGWENPRKRRNEAFDLAYYALGMAIRPIEQGVPYVAFNMDRLDWNEPPTWAADWDSNELIYGGAEPTKAAKKELSFAELGAKLA from the coding sequence ATGCGCCCGCCTTCGATCGAGGAATTGATCGAGCAGGCACCCTATCAACGGCTGGAAGACATCGCGGTCAAGGGCTTCGAGAGCCTGGAATCGCAGCATCGTCTGACCGTGACCGAGGCTGCTGAGAAATACACGCGCATCGGTAGCGGCGGTGGCCATAGCGCGCCGTGGTCGTTGAAGCGCACGCCATACCTGCAAGAGCCGCAGGACACACTCACCAGTCTCGACTACCAGGGCATGATCTTTGTCGGGCCTGCGAGGACGGGCAAAACCTATATGTCGCTAAATTGGCTGTCACATACGGTGAAAACCGATCCGGCCGACATGCTCTACATTCATATGGATCGCGAGAACGCGCGCAAATGGTCGAACGGCGACCTCAAGCGATACCTTGAGTCGTCTACCGAAATCCGCGCGGAGCAGTTCACCAGCCGCCAGGACGACAACACCTTCGACAAGGAGTTCAAGTCAGGGATGCGTTTCCTGCTCGCCTATCCCACGGCGAGCAACCTGTCTGGCATCACCGTGCCGCGCGGCTGGTTGATCGATTACGACCGCATGGATGACAACGTCGACGGCGAAGGCAATCCTTTCGATCTTCTCCAAATGCGAACGACGACGTTCAAGCGCTTCGGCATGACCGTGGCCGAGTCGTCACCAAACCCGAACAAGGAAATTCAAGACCCGAAGTGGCGGGCACCGCCGCATAGTCCGCACGAGGCACCGCCGATCCGGGGCATCTTCGAGCTTTACAACCGTGGCGACAGGCGGCGCTGGTATTGGTCCTGCCCGCAGTGCGAGCAAGCCTTCGAGCCAGATTTCAAGCTGCTGCGTTATCCTGACAGTGCCGATATCATGGAAGCGCGGGAGCAAACGTTCATGGCGTGCCCATGCTGCGGCGGCATCCTCGAACCAGCGATGAAAGAGGAATTGAACGAGTCTGGCCGGTGGGTCAAGGACGGCATGATATGGCTGCCGGCTGAGAGGCAGATCGTCGAGCGCAACGGTATGAGGGCGGCACGATCGAGCATCGCCTCTTTCTGGATGAAGGGACCAGCTGCCGCGTATCAGGATTGGGGACAGCTGGTCGAAAAATATCTTCGCGCGATGAAGGCGCTGAAGGACACAGCCGACGACGCGCCGCTGCGCAAGACGGTCACAACCGACCAGGGAAGCTATTACATTCCCCAATCGCGCCTGTCGGAGCGTTCGCCAGAAGACCTCAAGAATATGGCCGAGGATTGGGGCTCGACCGAAAGCGAACCAACGGTGCCGCACGGTGTCCGATTCATGATCGCTACGGCCGACATCCAGAAGAACGCATTCGTCGTTCAGGTCCACGGTTTCACCGCGACCGGCGACGTAGTGGTGATCGACGGCTTCAAAATGCGTCTGTCGAATCGGCTGAATGGTGCCGGTGAAAAACTGCCAATAGACCCTGCGGCGTTTGCCGAGGATTGGGACGTTCTGATCGACGGTTTGATCCTGAAAACCTATCCGCTGGCGGACGGTTCGGGCAGGCGAATGCGTATCCGGGCAACCGGTGGTGACTCTGGCGGCGCCGAGGGCGTTACCGGCCACGCCTATAATTTCTGGCGTCGGCTGCGAAAGCGCGGCGATGGGCTGCATCGTCGCTTCTGCCTGCTCAAGGGTGACGTGTCGAAGACTGCGCCGCACGCATACACCACCTGGCCCGACTCAAAGCAGAAGGGGAAGCTGGCTATCGCCAAGGGCGACGTGCCTGTGATCCTGCTCAACTCGAACCTGATGAAGGATCGAATCTCTATCATGATGGCGCGTCGCGTCGAGGACTCCGGGGAAAATGAGAGCGTCGGCGGAATGTTGCGCTACCCTGATTGGTTCGATGCGTGGTTCTACAATCAGATGACCACTGAAATTCGCACCGAAAAGGGATGGGAAAATCCCCGCAAGCGCCGAAACGAAGCGTTCGACTTGGCCTATTATGCACTCGGCATGGCTATCCGACCGATCGAACAGGGCGTGCCATACGTCGCCTTCAACATGGACAGGCTGGACTGGAATGAACCCCCCACCTGGGCGGCCGATTGGGACAGCAACGAATTAATCTATGGGGGCGCCGAACCGACAAAGGCCGCGAAGAAGGAATTGAGCTTCGCGGAGCTTGGGGCAAAGCTGGCGTAG
- the gpW gene encoding gpW family head-tail joining protein, with translation MATTADLLIEAKTAYHRLQIGTAAVEVRDSNGESIRYTAANASRLLAYIKSLESEIAGCSPVARPLRPVWG, from the coding sequence ATGGCGACTACCGCCGACCTCCTTATCGAAGCCAAAACTGCCTATCACCGATTGCAGATCGGGACGGCGGCGGTTGAAGTTCGCGATAGCAACGGCGAATCCATTCGCTACACGGCGGCCAATGCGAGCCGTCTGCTCGCCTACATCAAATCCCTCGAATCAGAGATTGCGGGCTGCTCGCCCGTGGCCCGTCCGCTGCGGCCGGTGTGGGGATGA
- a CDS encoding phage portal protein has protein sequence MNNLDLTDLLGSDAGVSPAIHAAHPPVASAVAAGGGVAYDGADRLNRLADWQPALRSADADLLPSKDDLDARSLDTGRNDAYVAGGATIRKDSIVGTRFLLNAKPETKVLFGKEDETWEAEAQEEIETKFTLYAESDQCWPDARRTKTLTDIVRLAVGVHLMNGESLQSAEWFDDGRPYASAVQTIDPARLSDPRDRIFAPFKGSRLRKGVESDTYGAPIAYYIRNAHQADYRNGGVNGYLDNMKWKRVPARKPWGRMLINHVYEELRPDQTRGVSAMVSALTEMRMTKHFRKTELERAVVAATYAASIESEIPTDVAAALGAANSGEGNATTQWMTDYLATIAQYSSGAKNLHMDGAKIPIFAPGTKLKIQNPGAASPQGDKFEQSLLRYIAAALGVSYEQLSRDYTQTNYSSARASLGETFKTMLSLKRIVADKTANFIYRLWLEEAINYNELECFKRRDMPRFYDGLNAEAFSSCEWIGAGQGQIDPLKETQASVLKIKNGLSTKETEIAKMSGGDWRKTARQIKRERDLDEKYGNPSVYDQNTKNMQNSLTAKPRDGGKAMADTDVDEGALEEAL, from the coding sequence ATGAACAATCTCGATCTCACAGACCTGCTTGGATCAGATGCCGGAGTCTCCCCGGCGATCCATGCGGCGCATCCGCCCGTTGCCTCGGCGGTGGCAGCGGGCGGCGGTGTCGCCTATGACGGGGCCGACAGGCTCAATCGACTTGCCGACTGGCAGCCTGCGTTGCGTTCGGCTGATGCCGACCTGCTTCCTTCGAAGGACGATCTCGACGCACGCTCGCTCGATACGGGGCGCAACGACGCCTACGTGGCTGGCGGCGCGACGATACGCAAAGACTCCATCGTAGGAACTCGCTTTCTTCTCAACGCCAAGCCGGAAACCAAAGTCCTGTTCGGCAAGGAAGACGAGACGTGGGAAGCCGAAGCCCAGGAAGAAATCGAGACCAAGTTTACGCTTTATGCCGAGAGCGATCAGTGCTGGCCCGACGCGCGCCGCACCAAGACGCTGACGGATATCGTGCGCCTGGCCGTGGGCGTACATCTGATGAACGGCGAATCGCTGCAATCCGCAGAATGGTTCGACGATGGGCGCCCCTACGCCAGCGCCGTACAGACGATTGACCCGGCTCGGTTGTCCGATCCGCGCGACCGCATTTTCGCACCCTTCAAGGGCAGCCGCCTACGCAAAGGCGTGGAGAGCGACACGTATGGCGCTCCGATCGCCTACTATATCCGCAACGCGCATCAGGCCGACTACCGCAATGGCGGCGTGAACGGCTACCTCGACAACATGAAATGGAAGCGTGTCCCGGCCCGTAAGCCGTGGGGCCGCATGTTGATCAATCACGTCTACGAGGAACTGCGCCCTGATCAGACTCGCGGCGTTTCTGCCATGGTTTCCGCTCTCACCGAAATGCGGATGACCAAGCACTTCCGAAAGACGGAACTGGAACGCGCGGTTGTCGCGGCAACCTATGCCGCATCCATCGAATCGGAAATCCCGACCGACGTGGCTGCGGCGCTTGGTGCTGCGAATTCCGGTGAAGGCAACGCCACGACGCAGTGGATGACCGACTATCTCGCCACCATCGCGCAGTATTCCAGTGGTGCGAAGAACTTGCACATGGACGGCGCCAAGATTCCGATTTTCGCGCCCGGCACCAAGCTCAAAATCCAGAACCCCGGCGCGGCCAGTCCGCAAGGCGACAAGTTCGAGCAGAGTCTGCTGCGCTACATTGCTGCGGCCCTCGGCGTGTCCTACGAACAGTTGTCGCGCGACTACACGCAGACAAACTATTCGTCGGCGCGTGCGTCGTTGGGCGAGACCTTCAAAACCATGCTGTCGCTCAAGCGCATCGTGGCCGACAAGACCGCCAACTTCATCTACCGCCTCTGGCTCGAAGAAGCGATCAACTACAACGAACTCGAATGCTTTAAGCGCCGCGATATGCCGCGCTTCTACGACGGCCTCAACGCCGAAGCATTTAGCTCGTGCGAATGGATTGGTGCCGGCCAGGGTCAGATTGACCCATTGAAAGAAACGCAGGCATCGGTTCTCAAGATCAAGAACGGTCTGTCCACCAAGGAAACCGAGATCGCGAAAATGTCGGGCGGCGACTGGCGCAAGACCGCGCGCCAGATCAAGCGCGAACGCGACCTGGATGAGAAGTACGGCAACCCGTCCGTCTACGACCAGAACACCAAGAACATGCAGAACTCGCTTACGGCGAAACCGCGCGACGGAGGCAAGGCCATGGCTGACACCGATGTCGATGAGGGCGCGCTGGAGGAAGCACTATGA
- a CDS encoding S49 family peptidase, with protein sequence MNPILARFQDQPALIEEGHSAWLEGCLSAVAARLGELEKADAAAADSFWFAEDDWRAYYRPYVVKNGILHVPVKGVLLNDFTYAYGNYATGYEYIYQAVKRGVEDSNVKGIALVVNSGGGMVSGNFDLVDRIFAFRGKKPIRGFAAEHAYSAAYNIISAADHVTVARTGGVGSIGVVVVALEYSKMLEASGITVNIIRSTPDKMEGNPYEKLSEGARERIQERVDEFHKQFVTSVARNRSLEFEAVDATKAHTFMAQQAIDNGLADEIGALDDAITAFEATFSEGDEQMAEITQADLDTAVAAAHTKGIAEGKAEGAKDGAAAALVRINAIIGSDAGKARPKAALGAALKTSMAADEATAYLADLPAEAAVTAGAPEGMLRLAMENGGAGISADADADEKDTEMSRAAKTLAMVKGK encoded by the coding sequence ATGAACCCCATTCTCGCACGCTTTCAGGACCAGCCGGCACTCATCGAAGAAGGCCACAGCGCCTGGCTCGAAGGCTGCCTGTCTGCCGTCGCCGCTCGCCTCGGCGAACTGGAAAAGGCCGACGCCGCCGCAGCGGATAGCTTCTGGTTCGCGGAAGACGATTGGCGTGCCTACTATCGCCCCTACGTGGTGAAGAACGGCATCCTGCATGTCCCGGTCAAGGGCGTGTTGCTCAACGATTTCACCTACGCCTACGGCAACTACGCCACCGGCTACGAATACATCTATCAGGCCGTCAAGCGCGGCGTGGAAGACTCCAACGTCAAGGGTATCGCGCTAGTCGTGAACTCGGGCGGCGGCATGGTCTCGGGCAACTTCGACCTGGTGGACCGCATCTTTGCGTTCCGTGGCAAGAAGCCGATCCGTGGCTTTGCCGCAGAGCACGCCTACTCGGCCGCCTACAACATCATTTCCGCCGCCGATCACGTCACGGTCGCGCGCACTGGTGGTGTCGGCTCGATCGGCGTTGTCGTCGTCGCACTGGAATATTCCAAGATGCTCGAAGCCTCGGGCATCACGGTCAACATCATCCGCTCCACGCCCGACAAGATGGAGGGCAATCCCTACGAAAAACTGTCGGAGGGCGCGCGCGAGCGGATTCAAGAGCGCGTGGATGAATTCCACAAGCAGTTCGTCACGTCAGTGGCGAGGAACAGGTCATTGGAGTTTGAGGCGGTCGATGCGACCAAGGCTCATACCTTCATGGCTCAACAGGCGATCGACAACGGGCTTGCCGATGAAATCGGGGCTCTCGACGACGCCATAACGGCCTTTGAGGCCACTTTCTCAGAAGGAGATGAACAGATGGCCGAAATCACTCAGGCCGACCTCGACACTGCCGTTGCCGCTGCACACACCAAGGGCATCGCCGAAGGCAAAGCGGAAGGTGCCAAGGACGGCGCCGCTGCCGCACTTGTTCGTATTAACGCGATTATCGGCAGCGACGCCGGCAAGGCGCGTCCGAAGGCAGCACTCGGCGCAGCGCTGAAGACCAGCATGGCGGCCGACGAAGCTACCGCCTACCTGGCCGATCTGCCCGCAGAGGCGGCCGTCACCGCTGGCGCTCCCGAAGGAATGCTGCGGCTGGCGATGGAGAACGGCGGCGCCGGCATCAGCGCTGACGCCGACGCAGACGAGAAGGACACGGAAATGAGCCGCGCCGCAAAGACGCTCGCAATGGTCAAGGGCAAGTAA
- a CDS encoding head decoration protein yields MTVNLPNLGPSAGVPSQWTDTINPVLEGLIVGETPAVVTQDMQLAASQTLEAYTPVGFDGSGNLVAALLDTGTPANSIKAIGITLYKIVVPGGQNPGVPILRSACLAKHMIAWPASFDTDAKKFAAFAGAPTPTNIVVREVYFGSTVAAP; encoded by the coding sequence ATGACTGTCAATCTTCCGAACCTCGGTCCTTCCGCTGGCGTTCCGTCGCAGTGGACCGACACCATCAACCCAGTCCTCGAAGGGCTGATTGTCGGCGAAACGCCGGCCGTCGTCACTCAGGACATGCAACTGGCAGCCAGCCAGACGCTCGAAGCCTATACCCCGGTTGGGTTTGACGGCTCGGGCAACCTGGTTGCGGCGTTGCTGGATACCGGCACCCCGGCGAACAGCATCAAGGCAATCGGCATCACGCTCTACAAGATCGTGGTTCCGGGTGGTCAGAACCCCGGCGTGCCGATCCTGCGCTCGGCTTGCCTCGCAAAGCACATGATCGCCTGGCCGGCCAGCTTCGACACGGATGCGAAGAAGTTCGCAGCCTTTGCCGGCGCGCCTACTCCCACCAACATCGTCGTGCGCGAAGTTTACTTCGGCTCGACCGTGGCTGCCCCGTAA
- a CDS encoding major capsid protein: MAIELWTPKELYTLRQDDRFKSIPSYFLDTFFTQTHFSEDGAIRFADLPDSDRFLAPFVLPYEQGKPMQNAKAESISEITAPYIKIKNAIRPTDLKNVRPSEIFINAGRAPTLREKYDMRVSEITEMHNRAIDVREAWMAARAFIDGKVQISYDRDQGAKHPSVLLDFGRAAGHTVVKSSAYWSDPATDILSDIEGWMNTMFLASGGGSAAQLIVGASVAPLFRKNTGVKAALDTNYRGNDTVSISLGIMRMEQPLTYIGQLASGLSVWAYKDTVDVPDGAGGKTKIDLLNPKDVLLVAPGATGVKCYGAIFDNDAIKSGLSNARVFGKSFKTDDPGDDCLMHQASPLPVPLYPNRTFKARVLA, from the coding sequence ATGGCAATCGAGCTTTGGACTCCCAAGGAACTGTACACCTTGCGGCAGGACGATCGATTCAAGTCGATTCCGTCCTACTTCCTGGATACGTTCTTCACGCAGACCCACTTCTCGGAAGACGGCGCAATCCGCTTTGCGGACCTGCCCGATTCCGATCGCTTCCTGGCGCCGTTCGTCCTGCCCTATGAACAGGGCAAGCCGATGCAGAACGCCAAGGCCGAGTCCATCTCGGAAATCACCGCGCCGTACATCAAGATCAAGAACGCGATCCGTCCGACCGACCTGAAGAACGTCCGCCCTTCGGAAATCTTCATCAACGCCGGCCGCGCTCCCACGCTTCGCGAGAAGTACGACATGCGCGTTTCCGAGATCACTGAAATGCACAACCGCGCGATCGACGTGCGTGAAGCCTGGATGGCTGCGCGGGCGTTCATCGACGGGAAGGTGCAGATCAGCTACGATCGCGATCAGGGCGCCAAACATCCGTCCGTCCTGCTCGACTTCGGCCGCGCGGCGGGTCACACCGTCGTCAAGTCGAGCGCATACTGGAGCGATCCGGCAACCGACATCCTCAGTGATATCGAAGGGTGGATGAACACCATGTTCCTCGCCAGCGGCGGCGGCTCTGCCGCGCAGCTGATCGTGGGTGCTTCCGTCGCCCCGCTGTTCCGCAAGAACACGGGCGTCAAGGCTGCGCTCGACACCAACTACCGGGGTAATGACACCGTGTCGATCTCGCTCGGTATCATGCGGATGGAGCAGCCGCTGACCTACATCGGCCAGCTTGCCTCCGGTCTGAGCGTGTGGGCCTACAAGGACACTGTCGACGTGCCGGATGGCGCTGGCGGCAAGACCAAGATCGACCTGCTCAATCCGAAGGACGTTCTGCTCGTCGCGCCTGGCGCAACCGGCGTGAAGTGCTACGGCGCTATCTTCGACAACGACGCCATCAAGAGCGGTCTGTCGAATGCCCGCGTATTCGGCAAGTCGTTCAAGACCGACGATCCCGGTGACGACTGCCTGATGCACCAGGCGTCGCCGCTGCCGGTTCCGCTCTACCCGAACCGGACCTTCAAGGCTCGCGTGCTGGCGTAA